In the genome of Flavobacterium panacagri, one region contains:
- a CDS encoding LamG domain-containing protein: MKKLLLSLMFVSFLNTNAQNPVQEFTFNGNMNSADNTISFLGTPVFVNDRMGTPKSALRLTNKAYQAVVGDLPQDNKPKTFSVWVKFNAVTAANYILGYGTAVNGQYFGLIQQPAVSGNSDLSLVGWGDTNNVVVSVPLVKETWYFYSVTYDGNVSKIYRNGELLKSLEGIQRSAKGYILNIGKLNTATSINADIDDLRLYTVAMTDEQVREAYNSSKPAVSTPEPQAASSVKKAVTAPAKTSAPAPAAPVIASSNEANKGGKNIEVFSQGKKLIGTDASNIADLPEGTYLIKVTNGAPQK; this comes from the coding sequence ATGAAAAAATTATTACTCTCTTTAATGTTTGTAAGTTTTTTGAATACAAATGCACAAAATCCAGTGCAGGAATTTACTTTTAATGGGAATATGAATAGTGCTGATAACACCATTTCATTTTTAGGAACTCCTGTTTTTGTAAATGATAGGATGGGAACTCCTAAAAGTGCTTTACGACTTACGAATAAAGCATATCAAGCAGTAGTTGGAGATCTTCCGCAGGATAATAAACCAAAGACTTTTTCTGTTTGGGTAAAGTTTAATGCGGTCACTGCAGCTAATTATATTTTGGGTTATGGAACAGCTGTAAATGGACAATATTTTGGACTGATACAACAACCGGCTGTTTCTGGTAATTCCGATTTAAGTTTGGTAGGCTGGGGTGATACGAACAATGTAGTGGTGTCTGTACCACTTGTAAAAGAGACTTGGTATTTTTATAGTGTTACTTATGATGGAAATGTATCAAAAATATATCGTAATGGAGAATTGCTAAAATCTCTAGAAGGTATACAACGTTCAGCAAAAGGGTATATTTTAAATATTGGAAAACTGAATACGGCAACCAGTATTAATGCGGATATTGATGATCTTAGATTATATACTGTTGCTATGACAGATGAACAGGTGAGAGAAGCTTATAACAGTTCTAAACCAGCTGTTTCGACACCAGAACCGCAAGCAGCGTCTTCAGTAAAAAAGGCGGTTACGGCTCCAGCAAAAACTTCGGCTCCAGCTCCAGCAGCACCTGTTATAGCTTCTTCAAATGAAGCTAATAAAGGCGGTAAAAATATCGAGGTTTTCTCGCAAGGCAAAAAACTAATAGGAACTGATGCTTCTAACATTGCTGATTTGCCAGAAGGAACTTATTTGATTAAAGTGACGAATGGAGCTCCTCAAAAATAA
- a CDS encoding fibronectin type III domain-containing protein codes for MLKKLQFQLFLTLGFWLSAIVSGIAQTYPVTISTQITQPSPIYLSNYADASTINSPIKVQIALNDLTISNRQIRLKCYFQGQSISLMTNDFVVGAHDLFLEGGVPLQLTNVDLAPYFQYQNLLGINPNQYAQALPEGIYTFSVEVYDFATNKKLSKKTSVTTVIFQNDPPFLNLPLNNASIMQQNIQNIVFSWTPRQINVSNVEYEFSLVEIWDKYTPIQNAFAYSPPLFTTTTRSTTLQYGVSEPQLIPGKRYAWRVKAKALLGAEEVGVFKNNGFSEIYSFDYEVFCTAPLAINVEGISENQAKVTWSGNLDNFDYQVNYREKNADSEWYKIVTPRESVTISNLKPNTTYEYSVGASCDVGKYTHSTVKEFQTLVRDEIAFQGCGIKPDPADLANTSPLATLFPNDVIAAGDFPVVVLHATGSNGTFSGDGYVTFPFLEKFRKLIDAADALAGKDENGESKGSIGENTRIRITFNNIGLNTDFKLISGEIIASYDAEWKGMVDGDQILTDVFGSDGKPVEGTLDYVVKSATLNPDGTVTIKGENGAVTTLAKSPYERVFTDKDGKTVTIPANGKGEPTISQGADGGKAVASNTNGVSSSGEVTQISSKDVVIKFSNSLTETVSNKYAYDKMPANGAPKILQTYETIPMAAGGNYNVDYKAVSDLFSKHQEVVYAEATFKNGKSQKDIIFKTSAGEKVDFEWKNETQAEIKLTKKFEFGKYSIIATVKGKEEKNPQDSTKTVQGKSEIAGKVNVWDLTKKAAINVTFISINGANTPDASVAKKYLNDIYNKVGIQFEVTTQKVTIGTLPNEIKCGDSDIFNVYTDDQNSIIGQIESNTDFKYNDKTYYVLYTGKAGQNAYKGFMPLGGQYAFVFNSGDLRTAAHELGHGIFGLKHPFSNSGESGKTDLLMDYGTGTVLSHNDWDIIHSGGWKFYGFQKSSSGAQISDRNNFLMPNHKPFRFRDSDANSININIAGQDALNVPSISDLQKYPNSNGTLFSFKSNGKTYNFDPKEGGVYVQEGSGMSYTNAYSDANADKPFLLLIRNECYYYFVIRKLSKEEYENPSLDTSKYVLLHNTCPSDSEALCKERLQVIANYMKSSESDFLLTYEALALTNQGSVNRSESGNSADDFKYRKFTVGENSTEIHSYFNANSGYNAKPYLIKSNNKVLLDHEIKDFWLYMGTNNITASGDLKVEIALEKAGNTTSKLTEGNYCSLTDVSLRRGQYTPDVGNFYLGAILAPMAGIAIAEAGTAVGLQTLTESLAQYYSQESLKKCLVGASVDLALQYGINRILKEEGEEPETLSMANATLACATNTLINDKNIILATTIYSFGDNIIKQIQSGKSLSQIEISESAYAALKGAILAIPFKALSVYATNQNWGTRVTQKITNVLERVAIKNNFAKSSISSFIRKTTAGTMLFFASHQMPMVKAADKFVVKIELATVKEATSKAITEVVEPNVRAISETMLNEVETLVEGKAGSIFQSKVGITKVGNIDILSYIKGDNIICYFKEPAENLAQDIYEFVCKFDPNQGLTLASVLATVKNPNTSNCTACTKQDQATCKKFEQLIAKTGPNAGITKLCEGLTKTNVNEVMDYLLLMDNPKLLNFLKDINGAGNNNTIQNNIANLNRSILSSWENLTLQEKESKYVRVNYNYLSIFNKQKDNVQKLIAMFTDNDESTALKKFLDDVNNDDIFKTFINNTDNERYVRGFVNHKLEGADVVDLGAMLSESGLNELVEKWLRRSQRIEEFKGYSQKGTELSNNIATELENKSSKLFISLKSTLGISDLESYTILKEVALTTSGGFMKADILFVKKNLITQLIEDIVIVENKLSKTTDYTDRQKEGFGAILNGTKTMNVKFSVFYNGTEYIAANTLIPVSKNKIIKIYDHGTTSVSNTEIISIASIK; via the coding sequence ATGCTAAAAAAACTACAATTTCAACTATTCTTAACCCTTGGGTTTTGGCTTTCGGCAATAGTTTCTGGTATAGCGCAAACCTATCCAGTTACCATTAGTACGCAGATCACACAGCCTTCACCGATTTACTTAAGCAATTATGCCGATGCGTCTACCATAAATAGTCCCATTAAAGTGCAGATTGCTTTAAACGATTTAACTATTTCTAATCGTCAAATCCGACTGAAATGTTATTTCCAAGGGCAGTCTATTTCTTTAATGACCAACGATTTTGTAGTCGGAGCGCATGATCTTTTCCTAGAAGGAGGAGTACCGCTTCAGTTGACTAATGTAGATTTAGCACCTTACTTTCAATATCAAAACCTTCTTGGCATAAATCCGAACCAATATGCACAGGCGCTTCCAGAAGGTATTTATACGTTTTCTGTTGAGGTATATGACTTTGCGACGAACAAAAAGCTTTCGAAGAAAACCAGCGTAACAACTGTCATTTTCCAGAACGATCCGCCGTTTCTAAATCTGCCTTTGAACAATGCTTCAATAATGCAGCAGAATATTCAGAACATTGTATTCAGCTGGACTCCAAGACAAATTAACGTAAGTAATGTTGAATATGAGTTTTCATTAGTAGAAATCTGGGACAAATACACACCTATACAAAACGCATTTGCCTACTCACCTCCTCTATTTACAACCACTACACGATCAACTACGCTGCAATATGGCGTATCTGAACCGCAATTAATTCCAGGAAAAAGATATGCTTGGAGAGTAAAAGCAAAAGCACTTTTGGGTGCAGAAGAAGTTGGTGTATTTAAAAATAATGGATTCAGCGAAATTTATTCTTTCGATTACGAAGTATTCTGTACCGCTCCGCTTGCAATAAATGTAGAAGGAATCAGTGAAAATCAGGCAAAAGTAACTTGGTCAGGAAACCTTGATAATTTTGATTATCAAGTAAACTATCGCGAAAAAAATGCCGATTCAGAATGGTATAAAATCGTGACTCCGAGAGAATCAGTTACCATTAGTAATTTAAAACCAAATACAACTTACGAATATAGCGTTGGTGCCTCTTGTGATGTTGGAAAATATACTCACAGTACAGTCAAAGAATTTCAAACTCTGGTTAGAGACGAAATTGCTTTTCAAGGCTGTGGTATAAAACCAGATCCTGCCGATTTAGCCAATACTAGTCCGTTAGCAACACTTTTTCCAAATGATGTAATTGCAGCAGGAGATTTCCCTGTAGTAGTACTTCATGCTACAGGAAGCAACGGAACTTTTTCTGGAGACGGTTATGTAACCTTCCCTTTCCTTGAAAAATTCAGAAAACTAATTGACGCTGCTGATGCACTCGCTGGAAAAGACGAAAACGGAGAATCTAAAGGAAGCATTGGAGAAAACACCCGCATCCGAATCACATTTAACAATATTGGCTTAAATACCGATTTTAAATTGATTTCTGGGGAGATTATTGCTTCTTATGATGCTGAATGGAAAGGGATGGTTGATGGTGATCAAATTCTTACCGATGTATTTGGAAGCGATGGTAAGCCTGTAGAAGGAACATTAGATTATGTTGTGAAATCGGCAACCTTAAATCCTGATGGAACTGTAACTATAAAAGGAGAAAATGGAGCAGTTACGACACTAGCAAAATCACCTTATGAGCGCGTCTTTACCGATAAAGATGGTAAAACAGTGACAATTCCTGCAAATGGAAAAGGAGAACCTACTATTTCACAAGGAGCTGATGGCGGAAAAGCAGTTGCTTCAAATACAAATGGCGTGTCGAGCAGCGGTGAAGTCACTCAAATATCATCGAAAGACGTAGTGATTAAATTCTCCAACAGCCTTACCGAGACTGTTAGTAATAAGTATGCCTATGACAAGATGCCGGCAAATGGAGCGCCAAAGATCTTACAGACTTACGAAACAATCCCTATGGCTGCAGGAGGCAATTATAACGTAGATTATAAAGCCGTATCTGATTTATTCAGCAAACACCAAGAAGTTGTTTATGCTGAAGCTACTTTTAAAAATGGTAAATCCCAAAAGGATATTATTTTTAAAACCAGCGCAGGAGAAAAAGTCGATTTTGAATGGAAAAATGAGACACAGGCTGAAATAAAACTGACCAAAAAATTTGAATTCGGTAAATACAGCATTATTGCGACAGTAAAAGGCAAAGAAGAAAAAAATCCGCAGGATTCTACTAAAACAGTCCAAGGTAAATCTGAAATTGCAGGTAAAGTAAACGTTTGGGATTTAACTAAAAAAGCGGCAATAAATGTAACATTTATCAGTATTAACGGTGCAAATACACCAGATGCTAGTGTAGCAAAAAAATACCTAAACGACATCTACAATAAAGTCGGAATTCAGTTTGAGGTAACGACACAAAAGGTAACTATTGGTACACTGCCAAATGAAATTAAATGTGGAGATAGTGACATTTTTAATGTTTATACAGATGATCAAAACAGCATTATCGGTCAAATAGAATCTAATACCGATTTTAAATACAATGATAAAACGTATTATGTTTTATACACTGGAAAAGCTGGTCAAAATGCTTACAAAGGTTTTATGCCTCTTGGTGGTCAGTATGCCTTTGTGTTCAATAGTGGAGACTTAAGAACCGCGGCACACGAACTAGGCCACGGAATTTTCGGTCTAAAACACCCTTTCTCAAATTCAGGAGAATCAGGGAAAACAGATCTTTTAATGGATTATGGAACTGGTACTGTATTATCACACAACGATTGGGATATTATTCATAGTGGTGGTTGGAAATTTTATGGGTTTCAGAAGAGTTCTTCGGGGGCGCAAATTTCGGACAGGAATAATTTCTTAATGCCAAATCATAAACCATTTAGATTTAGAGATTCTGATGCTAATTCCATAAATATTAATATAGCTGGACAAGATGCATTGAATGTTCCATCAATTAGTGATCTTCAAAAATATCCAAATTCAAATGGAACATTATTTTCTTTTAAATCAAATGGAAAGACTTATAACTTCGATCCAAAAGAAGGAGGTGTTTATGTACAAGAAGGATCTGGAATGTCTTACACAAATGCTTATAGTGATGCAAATGCGGACAAACCATTTTTATTACTTATTAGGAATGAATGTTATTATTATTTTGTTATTAGAAAATTATCTAAAGAAGAATATGAAAATCCTAGCTTAGATACTTCAAAATATGTTTTACTACATAATACCTGCCCAAGTGACAGTGAAGCTTTATGTAAGGAACGTTTACAGGTTATAGCTAACTATATGAAGAGTTCAGAATCTGATTTTCTTCTTACTTACGAAGCCCTTGCTTTAACAAATCAAGGTTCAGTGAATCGTAGCGAAAGTGGAAATTCCGCAGATGACTTTAAATATCGAAAGTTTACTGTAGGAGAAAATAGTACTGAGATCCATAGCTATTTCAATGCTAATTCAGGATATAATGCAAAACCATATTTAATAAAGTCAAACAATAAAGTTTTATTAGATCATGAAATAAAAGATTTTTGGCTTTACATGGGCACAAATAACATAACTGCCTCTGGAGATCTTAAAGTAGAAATAGCACTGGAAAAAGCTGGTAATACAACTTCAAAACTTACAGAAGGAAACTATTGTTCTTTAACAGATGTATCACTTCGTCGAGGACAATATACACCAGATGTTGGTAATTTCTATCTAGGAGCTATTTTAGCGCCTATGGCTGGAATCGCTATAGCTGAAGCTGGAACAGCTGTTGGTTTACAAACACTTACAGAAAGTTTGGCTCAATATTATTCACAAGAATCACTAAAAAAATGTCTTGTAGGAGCTTCTGTTGATTTGGCTTTGCAATATGGAATCAATAGAATTTTAAAAGAAGAAGGAGAAGAACCAGAAACTCTATCAATGGCCAATGCTACTTTAGCTTGTGCTACTAATACTCTGATAAATGACAAAAATATAATTTTAGCAACCACTATCTATAGTTTTGGAGATAATATAATAAAACAGATCCAAAGCGGTAAAAGTTTAAGCCAAATAGAAATAAGCGAAAGCGCATATGCAGCTTTAAAAGGCGCAATTCTTGCTATTCCATTTAAAGCACTTTCTGTGTATGCAACGAATCAAAATTGGGGAACTAGAGTAACTCAAAAAATCACAAACGTTCTAGAGAGAGTTGCAATAAAAAACAATTTTGCAAAGTCTAGCATCAGCTCTTTCATTAGAAAAACTACAGCTGGTACAATGTTGTTTTTTGCTAGTCATCAAATGCCTATGGTAAAAGCAGCAGATAAATTTGTAGTAAAAATTGAACTAGCTACAGTAAAAGAAGCTACATCAAAAGCTATTACTGAAGTCGTTGAGCCAAATGTACGAGCAATTAGCGAAACAATGTTAAATGAAGTAGAAACATTAGTAGAAGGAAAAGCAGGTTCTATTTTTCAGAGTAAAGTTGGGATAACTAAAGTAGGAAATATTGATATTTTAAGTTATATAAAAGGAGACAATATTATTTGTTATTTCAAAGAACCCGCAGAGAATCTAGCACAAGACATATATGAATTTGTATGTAAATTCGATCCAAATCAAGGTTTAACATTAGCAAGTGTACTTGCCACTGTAAAAAATCCAAATACATCAAACTGTACAGCTTGTACTAAACAGGATCAAGCTACATGTAAAAAATTTGAGCAATTAATTGCAAAGACTGGCCCAAATGCTGGTATAACCAAACTATGTGAAGGTTTAACCAAAACAAATGTAAATGAAGTTATGGATTATTTATTGCTTATGGACAATCCAAAACTACTGAATTTCCTAAAAGATATAAACGGTGCAGGAAATAATAATACCATTCAAAATAATATAGCCAATTTAAACCGTAGTATTTTGTCCTCATGGGAAAATCTAACTCTACAGGAGAAAGAATCTAAATATGTAAGAGTTAATTATAACTATCTTAGTATATTTAATAAGCAAAAAGATAATGTACAAAAACTGATTGCAATGTTTACAGATAATGACGAAAGCACTGCCTTGAAGAAATTTTTGGACGATGTAAATAACGACGATATCTTTAAAACATTCATAAATAATACAGATAATGAAAGGTATGTACGTGGTTTTGTAAACCACAAACTTGAAGGAGCCGATGTTGTCGATTTAGGTGCGATGCTTAGTGAATCAGGTCTGAACGAATTGGTAGAAAAATGGTTAAGAAGAAGCCAAAGAATTGAAGAGTTTAAAGGGTATTCGCAAAAAGGAACAGAATTAAGTAATAATATTGCCACAGAACTTGAGAATAAGAGTAGTAAGTTATTTATTAGTTTGAAATCCACATTGGGGATATCAGATTTAGAAAGTTATACTATTTTAAAAGAAGTAGCACTTACTACAAGTGGAGGATTTATGAAAGCGGATATTCTATTCGTAAAGAAAAATCTGATCACACAACTTATAGAAGATATTGTTATCGTAGAGAATAAGCTAAGTAAAACAACTGATTATACAGATAGACAGAAAGAAGGATTTGGAGCTATATTAAATGGAACAAAGACAATGAATGTAAAATTTAGTGTATTTTATAATGGTACAGAATACATAGCTGCGAATACACTTATTCCTGTGTCGAAGAATAAAATAATAAAAATCTATGATCATGGAACAACTAGCGTCTCAAATACTGAAATTATATCTATTGCATCAATAAAATAA
- a CDS encoding LamG-like jellyroll fold domain-containing protein has product MKKLLLTVLFVSYLNVTAQTPIQEFNFNGTLNNTANTTSFMGIDNFVADRAGELRGAQRLNNKALEAVIDNLPQGKSARTVSIWVKFNDISNANYIWGYGNAYNAQYCGLLQQGTSSSNSDLSLAAWGASNDVIVSTPLEKYVWYNYTITYEGVTSKIYRDGKLLKYLEGMTRATNGTIFRLGEINTTIGINADIDDLKIYNVALTPEQVKDLYESGKPVVAVAAAPTVELKTSKTVAANGKTAAKPASGKIITTSDVSGAVKNIEVYSQGQKIEGSNAMNINDLPEGTYLLKITSSPAKKITSK; this is encoded by the coding sequence ATGAAAAAATTACTACTCACAGTTTTGTTTGTAAGTTATTTGAATGTTACTGCTCAAACACCGATTCAGGAATTTAACTTTAATGGTACTTTAAATAATACCGCCAACACCACTTCATTTATGGGAATCGATAATTTCGTTGCCGACAGGGCAGGGGAACTTAGAGGAGCCCAAAGATTAAACAATAAAGCGCTAGAAGCTGTAATAGACAATTTGCCACAAGGTAAGAGTGCTAGAACAGTTAGTATCTGGGTGAAATTCAATGATATTTCAAACGCAAATTATATTTGGGGATACGGAAATGCTTATAATGCACAATACTGCGGTTTATTACAGCAGGGAACTTCTTCGTCTAACTCCGATTTGAGTTTGGCGGCTTGGGGAGCTTCTAATGATGTGATTGTTTCTACTCCGTTAGAAAAATATGTTTGGTACAATTATACAATTACTTATGAAGGAGTAACTTCCAAAATCTATCGTGACGGAAAGCTGTTGAAATATCTTGAAGGAATGACAAGAGCTACAAACGGTACTATTTTTAGATTAGGCGAAATTAATACTACTATTGGGATTAATGCGGATATAGATGATTTAAAAATCTACAATGTAGCTTTAACTCCAGAACAGGTAAAAGATCTTTATGAAAGCGGAAAACCAGTTGTTGCTGTAGCAGCTGCTCCAACTGTGGAATTGAAAACGTCTAAAACTGTCGCTGCAAACGGTAAAACGGCGGCTAAACCGGCAAGTGGAAAAATAATAACTACAAGTGATGTTAGTGGTGCTGTAAAAAATATTGAAGTCTACTCACAAGGTCAAAAAATAGAAGGAAGTAATGCAATGAATATTAATGATCTGCCAGAGGGAACTTATTTGCTAAAAATTACTAGTTCTCCAGCCAAAAAGATTACTTCAAAATAA
- a CDS encoding PLP-dependent cysteine synthase family protein encodes MKEEITAYNNVLELIGNTPLIKLNKITEELEGNFYAKVEAFNPGHSSKDRIALYIIEEAEKRGILSPGDTIIETTSGNTGFSLAMVSIIKGYNCILAVSSKSSKDKIDMLRSLGAKVYVCPAHVSADDERSYYNVAKRLHEETKGSVYINQYFNQLNIDAHYNTTGPEIWEQTKGQITHLIACSGTGGTISGTAKFLKEKNPNIRILGVDAFGSVLKKYHETKEFDSKEIYPYRIEGLGKNLIPSATDFDIIDKFMKVTDEESAHSAREITRKEGLFVGYTSGAVMQAIKQYAEEGEFTKDSNIIAIFPDHGSRYMSKVFSDDWMNEQGFFDSVNEEEAQKIEFVK; translated from the coding sequence ATGAAAGAAGAAATAACCGCTTATAATAATGTTTTAGAGTTAATAGGTAACACCCCGCTTATTAAACTAAATAAAATTACCGAAGAGTTAGAAGGAAATTTCTACGCAAAGGTAGAAGCTTTCAATCCAGGTCATTCCTCAAAAGATAGAATAGCATTGTATATTATTGAAGAGGCCGAAAAAAGAGGAATTCTATCACCAGGAGATACCATTATCGAAACCACATCTGGAAATACAGGATTTAGTTTGGCAATGGTAAGCATTATTAAAGGTTACAATTGTATTTTAGCAGTAAGTTCAAAATCGTCTAAAGACAAAATTGACATGCTGCGCAGTTTAGGAGCTAAAGTATATGTCTGTCCCGCTCACGTTTCTGCAGATGATGAAAGATCATACTATAATGTAGCAAAACGTTTACACGAAGAAACAAAAGGTTCAGTTTACATTAATCAATATTTTAACCAATTGAATATTGATGCTCACTACAACACTACAGGTCCAGAAATCTGGGAACAGACAAAAGGACAGATCACACACTTAATTGCTTGCAGCGGAACAGGAGGAACTATATCTGGAACTGCAAAATTCTTAAAAGAAAAAAATCCAAATATTAGAATACTAGGAGTTGATGCTTTTGGTTCTGTATTGAAAAAATACCACGAAACAAAAGAATTTGACAGCAAAGAGATTTATCCATATCGTATAGAAGGTTTAGGTAAAAATTTAATCCCATCGGCTACAGATTTTGATATTATTGATAAATTCATGAAAGTAACCGACGAAGAGAGTGCGCACTCAGCAAGAGAAATCACTCGTAAAGAAGGTTTATTTGTTGGATATACTTCTGGAGCAGTAATGCAGGCTATAAAGCAATATGCTGAAGAAGGCGAATTTACAAAAGACAGTAATATTATCGCTATTTTCCCAGATCACGGTTCTCGTTACATGAGTAAAGTATTCAGCGATGACTGGATGAACGAACAAGGTTTCTTTGATAGTGTTAACGAAGAAGAAGCGCAAAAAATTGAATTCGTAAAGTAA